The Lycium barbarum isolate Lr01 chromosome 10, ASM1917538v2, whole genome shotgun sequence genome includes a region encoding these proteins:
- the LOC132612915 gene encoding uncharacterized protein LOC132612915, whose protein sequence is MVNGRRKRLQVKRMKKQDRSWIEGEHDLAEEATQFYHHQFTQEDISSDFSLLQHVPNMVTQEKNQILTSMPTLEDVKNAVFDLSGDSSGRPDGMIGAFYQSGFVKGRCIIENILLTQEVVSDIRLRGKPAIVVLKLDMAKAYDRASGFFHSTKGVKQGDPLSTALFILSAEVLSRVLNFLFEDNRFRSYGMPKWSANLNHLAYADDTSLQLIMGILQEYEQMSGQLINKGKISFHMHSKVANVIVQQGEAITGFTRGSFPFTYLGCPITHARKRKTDYSDLIRKVKDKLAAWKGRLLSFGGNVVLCFTEYANSPTLSYQTCKRCYI, encoded by the exons ATGGTAAATGGTAGGAGGAAGAGATTGCAGGTCAAAAGGATGAAAAAGCAAGATAGAAGTTGGATTGAGGGGGAACATGATCTAGCTGAGGAAGCAACTCAATTTTATCATCATCAGTTTACACAGGAGGATATCTCCTCAGATTTCTCATTGCTGCAACATGTTCCTAATATGGTTACTCAGGAGAAAAATCAAATACTTACCAGCATGCCAACTCTAGAAGATGTTAAGAATGCAGTTTTTGATCTATCAGGAGATAGCTCAGGTCGTCCAGATGGTATGATAGGAGCATTTTATCAA TCTGGTTTTGTAAAGGGAAGATGTATCATTGAGAATATACTGTTAACTCAAGAGGTGGTTTCAGATATAAGACTTAGGGGAAAACCAGCTATTGTGGTGCTTAAACTGGATATGGCTAAGGCCTATGATAGA GCTTCTGGATTTTTCCATTCAACAAAAGGTGTTAAGCAAGGAGATCCACTCTCTACTGCTTTGTTTATTTTGTCTGCAGAAGTGCTATCTAGAGTATTGAACTTTTTATTTGAGGACAATAGGTTTAGAAGCTATGgaatgcctaaatggagtgcTAATTTGAATCAtcttgcttatgcagatgatacttcATTGCAGCTGATCATGGGAATATTACAGGAGTATGAGCAGATGTCAGGGCAGCTTATCAACAAAGGAAAAATTTCCTTCCATATGCATAGTAAAGTTGCAAATGTGATAGTGCAGCAGGGGGAGGCTATTACTGGTTTTACTAGGGGATCTTTCCCTTTCACATACTTAGGTTGCCCAATCACACATGCAAGAAAGAGAAAGACTGATTATAGTGACTTGATCAGAAAAGTGAAGGACAAACTGGCAGCTTGGAAAGGAAGACTTTTATCTTTTGGAGGAAATGTTGTTTTGTGTTTTACTGAGTATGCCAATTCACCTACTCTCAGCTATCAGACCTGCAAAAGGTGTTACATATGA
- the LOC132612916 gene encoding uncharacterized protein LOC132612916, whose protein sequence is MALPEQLHISSSAKDGVDEEAIEQVFNQVAKEADISPKSMQKGYVEVIQDTDQQITVKLNFQDDNKTLMTTMIYAKCEALERISLWDNLYNLDDQMEVPWLVGGDFNVIIHEDEKIGGLPVYPYEYEDFAFYVNSSELFEVSFKGSLFTWWNGRAGRDCIFKRLDRMLTNSKLQDWFGHMEVEHLSRTGSDHAPLLLTCGNSSQHSKATFGDIFKKLVVREDIVRVKEQLFEDDPSPANKMVLQLAQAELKKYMHYEEEFWR, encoded by the exons ATGGCATTACCTGAGCAGCTTCATATAAGTAGCAGTGCTAAAGATGGGGTAGATGAGGAAGCCATAGAACAGGTGTTTAATCAGGTCGCTAAGGAAGCTGATATTTCTCCAAAGTCCATGCAGAAAGGGT ATGTAGAGGTGATTCAGGATACAGATCAACAGATTACAGTTAAGCTAAATTTTCAGGATGATAATAAGACTCTTATGACTACTATGATTTATGCAAAGTGTGAAGCATTGGAAAGAATTAGTCTTTGGGATAACTTGTATAACCTGGATGATCAAATGGAAGTGCCCTGGCTTgtgggaggggatttcaatgtCATTATACATGAAGATGAGAAAATAGGGGGTCTGCCAGTTTATCCATATGAGTATGAAGATTTTGCATTCTATGTGAATTCAAGTGAACTATTTGAAGTTTCTTTTAAAGGAAGCTtattcacatggtggaatggtagagctgGTAGAGATTGTATTTTTAAAAGGTTAGACAGAATGCTCACTAATTCAAAACTACAGGATTGGTTTGGTCACATGGAAGTTGAACATTTATCTAGAACTGGTTCTGATCATGCTCCTCTTCTACTTACTTGTGGAAATTCATCTCAACAT AGTAAAGCTACCTTtggggatatcttcaagaaaCTGGTAGTAAGGGAAGATATTGTGAGAGTTAAAGAACAGCTGTTTGAAGATGATCCTTCTCCTGCAAACAAGATGGTACTCCAACTAGCACAAGCAGAATTGAAGAAGTATATGCATTATGAGGAGGAGTTCTGGAGATAG